One region of Parambassis ranga chromosome 12, fParRan2.1, whole genome shotgun sequence genomic DNA includes:
- the fam136a gene encoding protein FAM136A translates to MAEAHQARVQSAIEEMVQNLESEHIRKMQGRMFKCSAECCDRSTDSMTQVHQCIERCHTPLAKAQGLVTSELEKFQDRLTRCTMHCNDKAKDLFDSGAKEPAIRSLMERCVGSCVDDHINLIPSMTRRLKENLDSIQQ, encoded by the exons ATGGCGGAGGCTCATCAGGCACGCGTGCAGTCTGCGATCGAAGAAATGGTTCAAAACCTGGAGAGCGAGCACATCCGAAAAATGCAA GGGCGCATGTTCAAGTGCAGTGCAGAGTGCTGTGATCGCTCCACAGACTCTATGACCCAGGTGCATCAGTGTATAGAGAGGTGTCACACTCCTCTGGCTAAAGCCCAGGGACTGGTCACTTCAGAGCTGGAGAAGTTTCAG GACCGTCTGACCAGATGCACGATGCATTGCAACGACAAGGCCAAAGATCTGTTCGACTCCGGCGCCAAAGAGCCAGCTATTCGATCGTTGATGGAACGCTGTGTTGGCAGTTGTGTGGACGACCATATTAATTTGATACCGAGCATGACACGGAGACTCAAAGAGAACTTGGACTCTATACAGCAGTGA
- the gmcl1 gene encoding germ cell-less protein-like 1, whose translation MGSLGSRFQSPSQGPEEVAEGTSSGHKHGCECKKRKRNAQCDCESEQEEDDAILDTPRRKKLKSTSRYIYQTLFLNGENSDIRICALGQEWNLHKVYLCQSGYFSSMFSGSWKESNMMEINLEIPDQNIDTEALQVVFGSLYRDDVLIKPSRVVSILAAACMLQLDGLIQQCGETMKENISAKTVCGYYACASIYGLDSVTKKCLEWLLDNLMTHQNVDLMKELGVEVMEQLVQSSDLFVMQVEMDVYTALKKWMFLQLNPSWDGPIKQLLADADAWLCKRRTDLCEREPFLNTEEGVPFCSVFRLVRLQFIINDLASARILERDNVLPPEWLTSVYKNQWFAMLRTEFDNDNGPQELNRDEFELSSMRCGRKLSKDGDYCWRWTGFNFGFDLLVTYTNRYIVFKRNTLSQPGGGAVSLQPRRHLAYRLRLASFDTRGKLVCSRSTGYQLLTLEKDQEYVVMNLDSRLLSFPLYVCCNFLYTSPHSDHRLDSSEQECSARTVS comes from the exons ATGGGTAGTCTGGGCAGCAGATTCCAGTCTCCCTCTCAGGGACCAGAAGAAGTTGCAGAGGGCACAAGCAGTGGCCACAAACATGGCTGTGAGTGTAAGAAGAGGAAACGAAATGCTCAGTGTGACTGTGAAAGTGAACAAGAGGAGGATGATGCCATATTGGATACACCACGCAG GAAGAAGCTGAAAAGCACATCAAGATACATTTATCAGACTTTGTTTCTGAATGGGGAGAACAGCGACATACGGATTTGTGCTCTGGGCCAAGAGTGGAACCTCCACAAAGTGTACTTGTGTCAG TCTGGGTATTTCTCCAGTATGTTCAGCGGCTCTTGGAAGGAGTCCAACATGATGGAAATTAATTTGGAGATCCCAGATCAGAACATTGACACTGAAG CTCTCCAAGTTGTATTTGGATCCCTGTACCGCGACGACGTTCTGATCAAGCCTAGCAGAGTCGTCAGCATTCTTGCTGCTGCTTGTATGCTACAGCTG GATGGCTTGATCCAGCAGTGTGGCGAAACCATGAAGGAAAATATCAGTGCAAAGACTGTATGTGGCTATTATGCTTGTGCTAGCATCTACGGCCTGGATTCAGTCACAAAAAA GTGTCTTGAATGGCTTCTTGACAACTTGATGACCCACCAAAATGTTGATCTGATGAAAGAACTTGG GGTAGAAGTGATGGAGCAGCTCGTGCAGTCCTCAGACCTGTTTGTCATGCAGGTGGAGATGGATGTATACACTGCTCTGAAAAAG TGGATGTTTCTGCAGCTCAACCCATCATGGGACGGGCCCATCAAACAGCTTCTGGCTGATGCTGATGCTTGGCTGTGCAAACGCCGGACAG ACTTATGTGAAAGGGAGCCATTTTTGAACACAGAGGAGGGGGTACCTTTTTGTTCAGTGTTCAGGCTTGTCCGTCTCCAGTTCATCATCAACGACCTCGCATCTGCACGCATCCTGGAGAGAGACAACGTATTGCCCCCTG AGTGGCTAACATCAGTGTATAAAAACCAGTGGTTTGCAATGCTCCGGACTGAATTTGACAATGATAATGG TCCCCAGGAGCTTAACAGAGATGAATTTGAGCTGAGCAGCATGAGGTGTGGCAGGAAACTGAGTAAAGATGGAGAT TATTGCTGGAGGTGGACAGGCTTCAACTTTGGATTTGACCTGTTGGTGACCTACACAAACCGTTACATTGTCTTCAAAAGGAATACACTGAGTCAGCCAGGTGGGGGTGCTGTGAGTCTGCAACCACGGAGACATCTGGCATACAG GTTACGTCTTGCCTCTTTCGACACTCGTGGAAAGTTGGTGTGTAGTCGCTCAACTGGATACCAGCTTCTCACTCTTGAGAAAGACCAG GAGTATGTGGTGATGAACCTGGACAGCCGGTTGTTATCATTCCCTCTCTACGTCTGCTGTAACTTCCTGTATACATCACCTCACTCAGATCACCGTCTGGACTCCTCAGAACAAGAATGCAGTGCTCGCACTGTATCTTGA
- the ggcx gene encoding vitamin K-dependent gamma-carboxylase, which yields MEATDAIADALVSGDGQEQTEQRASPKTEKPQTKTKMEQIFGFKKEDLSSWKNLVTLLNRPTDPASLGIFRCMFGLVMAIDVTQERGLSHLDYKYLDGAPVCRFPLFNFLQPLPLDWMYLVYMVMFLGALGIMLGCFYRLSCLMFISTYWYIFFLDKTAWNNHSYLYGLIGFQLTLMDGNRYWSVDGWRRPSIRNAHVPLWNYTLLRTQIFIVYFIAGIKKLDSDWVGGYSMSYLAHHWLFDPFKVILPVELVSLLVVHGGGLFLDLTAGYLLFFDATRPVAFFFVSYFHCMNSQLFSIGMFPYTMLATSPLFCYPDWPRRFFARFPSFLQAVLPVTTPETQQSTSCIYPEAQSTSTEQQGTPAAATASKLRLKHKLAAIFTILYIVEQFFLPYSHFITQGYNNWTNGLYGYSWDMMVHSRSHQHVKITYKDGRTGEIGYLNPGVFTQSRRWKDHGDMLKQYATCLNQFLPRYNISDPEIYFDIWVSINDRFQQRIFDPRVDVVKAEWSPFQPNPWLMPLLVDLSPWRTKFQEIEGSLDNQTEVVFIADFPGLHLENFVSEDLGNTSIHVLQGQVNVEVVEEKKNHTLQPGEQIQVPAGAYHKVYTVSEGPSCYMYIYVNTTEAALLENFTKLFELQERVRNGTETEPLPPELQPLMAPDDEGSEANATDPIVQLFLKRQRRLKEVKKRREAGVLERLERFAVKKYYTMRRSFLMTAIAMRNLAVGLPPLEQLTREVAFANMKEPQAEANQDERLKDEVGHGEL from the exons ATGGAGGCGACAGACGCTATTGCAG ATGCTCTTGTCAGCGGTGATGGACAGGAACAAACTGAGCAGCGTGCATCTCCTAAAACAGAGAAACCACAGACCAAAACCAAAATGGAACAGATCTTTGGTTTCaagaaggaggacctgtcctcatGGAAGAACCTGGTGACcctcctgaaccgtcccactgACCCTGCCTCTCTGGGCATCTTCCGCTGCATGTTTG GTTTGGTGATGGCTATAGATGTAACACAGGAGCGCGGCCTCAGCCACCTGGACTACAAGTACCTGGACGGGGCCCCCGTGTGTCGCTTCCCCCTCTTTAACTTTCTACAGCCACTGCCACTAGATTGGATGTACCTGGTGTATATGGTGATGTTCCTCG GCGCCTTGGGGATCATGCTCGGCTGTTTCTACCGCCTCTCCTGCCTCATGTTCATCTCAACATACTGGTACATCTTCTTCCTGGATAAAACGGCCTGGAACAACCACTCGTACCTTTATGGTCTGATTGGATTTCAGCTCACACTCATGGACGGCAACAGATACTG gtCAGTTGATGGCTGGCGGAGACCCTCCATAAGAAATGCTCATGTGCCTCTGTGGAATTACACATTGCTGAGGACACAG ATATTTATAGTGTACTTCATCGCTGGAATCAAAAAGCTGGATTCTGATTGGGTAGGAGGATACTCCATGTCATACCTGGCTCACCATTGGCTTTTTGATCCTTTTAA AGTGATTCTTCCCGTGGAGTTGGTCAGCCTGCTTGTGGTGCACGGAGGCGGTCTTTTTCTGGATTTGACCGCAGGCTACCTGCTGTTTTTTGATGCCACGCGGCCTGTAgcatttttctttgtctcctaCTTCCACTGTATGAACTCTCAGCTGTTCAGTATCG GAATGTTTCCTTACACAATGCTGGCCACCAGCCCTCTGTTTTGCTACCCTGACTGGCCTAGAAGATTCTTTGCTCGTTTCCCATCATTCCTCCAGGCAGTCTTACCAGTCACCACACCTGAGACCCAACAAAGCACTTCCTGTATTTACCCTGAGGCACAAAGCACCAGTACTGAACAGCAGGGGActccagctgcagccacagcttccAAACTGAGACTGAAGCACAAACTGGCAGCCATCTTTACTATTCTCTACATAGTTGAACAGTTCTTCCTGCCTTACTCCCACTTTATTACACAG ggTTACAACAACTGGACCAATGGCTTGTACGGCTACTCGTGGGACATGATGGTTCACTCACGCAGTCATCAGCACGTTAAGATCACCTACAAAGATGGAAGAACAGGTGAAATTGGATATCTGAACCCAGgg GTGTTCACGCAGAGCCGCCGTTGGAAAGACCACGGAGACATGCTGAAGCAGTATGCCACATGTCTCAATCAGTTCCTGCCTCGCTACAATATCTCTGATCCAGAAATCTACTTTGACATCTGGGTGTCCATCAACGATCGCTTCCAGCAAAG gatttttGATCCTCGTGTGGACGTTGTGAAGGCTGAATGGTCACCTTTTCAGCCAAACCCGTGGCTGATGCCTCTGCTGGTGGACCTCTCACCTTGGAGGACAAAGTTCCAAGAGATTGAAGGCAGTTTGGACAATCAGACTGAGGTCGTCTTTATTGCTGATTTCCCAG GGCTCCACTTAGAGAACTTTGTGAGTGAAGATCTGGGAAACACGAGCATCCATGTGCTGCAGGGTCAGGTGAACgttgaggtggtggaggagaagaagaaccaCACCCTGCAGCCTGGTGAGCAGATACAG GTTCCTGCTGGGGCTTATCACAAGGTGTACACCGTGTCTGAAGGACCCTCCTGCTACATGTACATCTATGTAAACACCACAGAGGCGGCTCTGCTGGAGAACTTCACCAAGCTGTTCGAGCTTCAGGAGCGTGTTCGCAATGGAACAG AAACGGAGCCTCTTCCTCCTGAGCTGCAGCCTCTCATGGCTCCAGACGATGAAGGGTCAGAGGCCAATGCCACTGACCCCATTGTGCAGCTGTTCCTGAAGAGACAGCGTCGTTTGAAGGAGGTGAAGAAACGCAGGGAGGCTGGTGTGCTGGAGCGGCTGGAGCGCTTTGCAGTGAAAAAGTATTATACGATGCGGAGGAG CTTCTTGATGACAGCGATTGCAATGCGAAACCTGGCAGTGGGTCTTCCTCCGCTGGAGCAGCTGACAAGAGAAGTAGCCTTTGCTAACATGAAAGAACCACAGGCTGAGGCCAACCAGGATGAACGGCTCAAAGACGAAGTTGGGCACGGAGAACTGTAA